The genome window TCTGTCTCTATTCAACAAATCAAAGAATTCCATTCTAGAGTATTGAATGCATCTAAGATTTACGTCACAGTAAGTGGTGATGGCAATCCTTCATCATTGACAACTCGTGTGAAATCTTTTCTTGCTAAGACGAGTCAAAAGAAATCAAAATTGAGCAAGGATGTTCAGTATGATGATTTGCTAAAAAGTATAAAGTCTAAAGATAAATCTATTCGATTGATCGATAAAGAAACCAATCAATCTATGGTTTTACTAACAGGTATTATGCCCGAACACAATCATCCTGATTTCTATGCGATACAAGTTCTAAATTATATTTTGGGTGGCGGTGGTTTCAATTCCTATATGATGACTGAGATTCGAAACAATAGGGGTCTTGCATATTCTTCAGCAAGCCAAATAAGTTTTGAAAGGACTCATGGAGTTTTTACTGCTTATACGCTAACCAAGAATGAATCAGTTGCAGAAGTATTATCTTTGATGAAGTCAATTCTTTCATTGAATACTGTAAACAATATCAAGCAAGATGAATTGGTTCGCGCACAGAATGCTATTGTGAATCAATTTGTTTTTCTTTTCGATTCTAACAAAAAGATTCTTACAAACCAAGTAAGATTTATGGATCATGATATGCCCGAAGGTTACCTGGAAGGCTTTCGGTCTAAAATAGAATCGGTGAGTTTGGATGATTTGAAGCGAGTGGGGGAAATGTACTTTCAACCTCAAAACTTTCGAACCATCATAGTTGGTCCAAAATCAATTGGCAAAGATCTAGCCAATGAAAAAATTCAAGTAAGTCAACCAGAGGATATTTTGCGTTAGTGGATCTTGCTTTTTTTGAATATGGCGAAATAAAAGTATCTGGTTATTCGGAGGGCGGGATTCGAACTTCCGTGTTCTGGCCAAGCTTGAGTCTTATCTTTGATATGGGTAACACCTATCCAGGTCAGATTCAGTATGACAATCTTTTGCTTACGCATTCTCATTTGGATCATTTTGCTGGGATGCCTTATTATGTGTCGCAGCGTTCCTTGCAAAGATTAAAGCCTCCTAATATTTATGTTCCGGAAGCGATTTACGACAAGGTGAGTAAGCTTCTTGAAATTTATGCAGAATTGGAAAATTTTCCGTATAAACTGAATTTGGTGAAAGCGCGACATGGTGAGCGATTTCCTATCAATAAGCAATTTAGTTTCTCTGCGCATCCAACATTTCACAGAGTACCAAGTCAAGGATATACTGTGTATGAGTCAAAATACAAGCTTCGTCCCGAATACCAAAACTTAGATGGTGCTGCAATTAAGCAACTCCGCGAAAATCAAACTCAAGTGACAGAGTTGATTGAATTACCAATTTTTAGTTTTTCGGGTGATACAAAGATTGAATATGTTTTGGAAAATGACGATGTTAGTCGATCAAAGGTTCTTTTTTTAGAATGTACTTATATTGATGATAAAAAAAAGACAGCTGATGCAAGAGAGTGGGGACATATCCATTTGGATGAAATCGCTCACTATGCTGATTCTTTTAAAAATGAGAAACTCGTTCTTATACATTTCTCACCTCGTTACAGTTATAAACAAATACGAGAAACCGTAAAAAATAAATTGCCATCTTCTCTCTATGATCGCGTTGAATTATTCTTACCTTCTAAGAAGAAATGAAAAAATCTGGAACTATTTTTATTCAAGAACTAGAATCATATATGAATGAGAATCTTGTAATGAGATCTCATCCGATTTTTGATGAAATAGAAAAATGGGCAATTTCAGAATCCATTCCAATTTTGAGTCCTGTGTCTGGTGCAATCCTCTCTCAGTTGGTTTCTTGGATTCGACCGAAATCAATATTGGAATTGGGAATGGGTGCAGGCTATTCACTTTTTTGGATGCTCTTAGGAATCATCAATAGCCATTCTTTTGAAAGCCAATCGGATACTGGTAGAAAAATTTCAAATGGTGATATCAGTTCTGTTCAAGATATCGAAGCTATAAAAATTCTCTCAGTTGATCGCAATCAAGCCTTCGTTCAGAAAGTTGAAGCATTGTGGAAATCGAGTGATTTCAAAAGAGTGCAGAATGTTCGTTTCCATTGTGGATGGATTTTGGATGATATAAAAGCTGGTCTGATTCCATTAGATGGTTGGGATCTAATATTTATTGACTGCGACAAAGTTGCCTATCCGGAAATTTTGAGATTAATTTTGAATCGAAAACAAACATATCCGAATCATAAGTTTAACTTAATATTTGATAATGTTTTATGGCATGGAAGAATTTTGGATACTTCGTCAACTAAACCTTCTGATTTGGCAATGAGGGAATTTCTTGCAATGATTCACAATGAAAATCTTAATTTCACGTTGATTCCGTCTGGAGACGGACTTTTGTATGTGGAACTCTAGAAAAAAGTTTGATCTGAAATAGCAGTCGGATCTAAATTGACACTATGTCTCTATCCAATTATTCAAAATTTAGCTTTTCTGCTCTCTTTCTTCTTTTGTTAACAAGTTCCGTACTAGCTCAAGAGGCTACACCTCCAGAATCTAGTAAGGATGGAGATGGAAAAGAATCCAGAGAAGAACTTGATAAAAAGAATTCTGCATCATATTTAGAAAAAGCTCAATATAGAAATATTTCATTTGTTTTTAAAGATAGATTGTTGCAGGATTTACGATCTCTACAGGTAATCGTTGGCAATTTTGGAGATGAAGTTCCAGGCTCGAAAGAAGAATTAGAAACCCTAGAAAAAGACTATCAAATTGGAATTCGTTATCATTATAGAAGAGCGTACGTTGTGTCCGGTAAGAATTTTCTATCGGTTTATAAAAAGTCAGAAAATCTTTTCCAGAAGTTTGCTCTACTCTATGAAAGACAAGCTGAAGAACTGTTGATATCAAGTGTAGATGAATTATCTAAGCTTGAACAGGATGAAATTCGTCGAGAAAAGACAAGTGAGAGGCAATCTCGATATAGAGATATGGAAGAAGCAAAATTTAAACTCAATCTTGCATATTTCCAAATGGCTCGCGGAGATGAAATGATCCGCGATCGAAGATATTCCGATGCTCTCGTACATTTTCGTTTGGCGAAAGATTTTGCAATCAAGCTTTCTTCTGATTTGGAATTGAATGACGATAAGAAGAAAGATCTTTTGAACAAAAACAATAAGCATCTTGCAGATAATAGAAACCGACTTTTTTCAAAATCTGCAGATTGAAAACATTCGGGAGCTCATCATAATGCTCCCGAGAACTTGTCATGGATGAACTAGATCTTTTTAATTAGCATAGGTACCTGATTTTTTATTAGCTACTTTCTTACGAACAAGTTGTGCGGCTTTTTTCGGTATATCCGTTTTTACGAATTGGTCATGGAGGATTTGAACTCCAACAGCATGATTTAGAATTGCGTCTTGCTGTACTAGCTCTCCAACCGGAGTTGCCTTATCCGTATAAGAACTCCACAGACTCTCTATGGATTTATAATCTAAAAGACCTAAGTCCTTGATTCGATCGGCAGTTAGGTATTCAGATTTTAGATTGTCTAACGCGTTTAGTTTTGAGAGATCTGTATGAGCTGGTGGAGCCATAAAAGCAAACTTTTCTCTTTTGTACAATTCGTCCGGAAGAACTCCGCGCATCGCTTCTCTTAAAACATATTTTTCCGTTTTACCTTTAATTCTAAGATTAGGAGGAATTTGTACTGCGAGTTCAGCGAGGTGATGATCTAGAAAAGGCGGTCTTGCTTCCATAGAATTTGCCATATCCACTCGATCTCCGCCCCAAGTAAGAATCTGTCCTTCCAACATTGTTTTGATCCAAACATATTGTGCTTTGTCAAGGGCATGTCTATTGGAAAGCTGATTCGAGTCCAATTTGCTTGCGATCGCATTTCCCGGATCATAATTCTTCAAATGCTTAGCAACATCTGAATTCAATAATTTTCTTGCATTCGGTGTAAGTGAAACCCAATTCTCTATGCACGCAGGCATAAATCCCACTTTTGCAGTTAGTGCAGGATGATTAAAATCATTCAATGATAGCATTGCTCCACGAAATAATTTATTGGTCTGATTGAGCATGCTCTCCCATTCCTTTTTCTCTTTAGCAGGTAGATCATCTAAGCCATATCGAAAGAAATCTTTACGAAAAGATGGATATCCAGCAAACAATTCATCCGATCCTTCACCGGTCATAACTACTTTATATCCGGAAGCATTGACATGCCGAGACATTAGCAATTTAGCAACCCCTAATGTATTGTAAATTGTGCGTTCTGTATGCCAATGAGTTTCTATGAAGTGATCATAGAGTTGATTTGCATCTAACATTAGAATATCTTGTTCTGCACCAACGGACTTTGCCATTCTCGTTGCTATCTTACTTTCATCGTAGGCATCATTATCGAAACCAATTGTAAAAGCCTTGACGCTATCCTGACGAATTGCAGAAGCCAAACCTAATATCGAGCAAGAATCAATTCCCCCACTCAGATAGCATCCAACAGGAACATCAGCATTGAGGCGTAGTTCTACAGCTTGCAATAATTGATCTCGTACAGCATCCACCCAATATTTTTCAGTCCTATCGGTCATTCTCTCTTCTAAAGTAGGAAAATCGATATCCCAATATTTTATTTCTTGAATTGTCAATTTGCCAGAACGTCGTTTTACTTTTAGATAATGTCCAGGAAGAACTTGATTGATTCCTTCGAATGTTGTGCTTCCAGGAACCATCACTTGAATCAATTGGTGAAAGACTCCAGACTCAGAAAGTTTTCTCTCAATATCTGGATGGGCTAATATCACCTTTATCTCTGAACCAAAAACCAAATCACCAGATTTAGTCAGAGCCCAGTATTGAGGTTTGATTCCAAATCGATCTCGAGTTAGATACAAACTGTCTGTTGATTTATCATAAAGAGAGAATGCAAATTCTCCTCGTAGATGCTCAAGACTTTTCTCAAAGCCATATTCTTTATATAGATGGAGAAGAATTTCAGAATCCGATTTAGTACGAAATTTATATCCTTTCGAAGTGAGTCTTGCTCGAATTCTCTGGTAGTCATAAAATTCGCCATTATGTGCAAGCATTAATTCTTTGTTATCTGACACAAATGGCTGTCTTGCTCGATTAGACTCAAGATCAATTATTGAGAGACGTGTATGACAGAACCCAACACCTGAGTCGTCAAAAAT of Leptospira sp. GIMC2001 contains these proteins:
- a CDS encoding M16 family metallopeptidase, whose amino-acid sequence is MNILFKNLKNHSKFFFQTKMIYFNLLVLIGLLLFGTFGILEANGRAMGEFVKDIKFPSLNFVFPKIERTKINNEAEILSLTSNEFPLTYMEFHFYSGDQLDLPLEAGPLLYGSWKLGGTSKFPDSKFQEKLEFLGAKINLSGHFEKVVLSISYLSRDEEEIFALLEDWLINPRLEERNVATVRKQLAEALYRRNDSVPGIGMRKAKEFIYGDHLRGKTEQLSSLNSVSIQQIKEFHSRVLNASKIYVTVSGDGNPSSLTTRVKSFLAKTSQKKSKLSKDVQYDDLLKSIKSKDKSIRLIDKETNQSMVLLTGIMPEHNHPDFYAIQVLNYILGGGGFNSYMMTEIRNNRGLAYSSASQISFERTHGVFTAYTLTKNESVAEVLSLMKSILSLNTVNNIKQDELVRAQNAIVNQFVFLFDSNKKILTNQVRFMDHDMPEGYLEGFRSKIESVSLDDLKRVGEMYFQPQNFRTIIVGPKSIGKDLANEKIQVSQPEDILR
- a CDS encoding MBL fold metallo-hydrolase, whose protein sequence is MLTHSHLDHFAGMPYYVSQRSLQRLKPPNIYVPEAIYDKVSKLLEIYAELENFPYKLNLVKARHGERFPINKQFSFSAHPTFHRVPSQGYTVYESKYKLRPEYQNLDGAAIKQLRENQTQVTELIELPIFSFSGDTKIEYVLENDDVSRSKVLFLECTYIDDKKKTADAREWGHIHLDEIAHYADSFKNEKLVLIHFSPRYSYKQIRETVKNKLPSSLYDRVELFLPSKKK
- a CDS encoding O-methyltransferase yields the protein MKKSGTIFIQELESYMNENLVMRSHPIFDEIEKWAISESIPILSPVSGAILSQLVSWIRPKSILELGMGAGYSLFWMLLGIINSHSFESQSDTGRKISNGDISSVQDIEAIKILSVDRNQAFVQKVEALWKSSDFKRVQNVRFHCGWILDDIKAGLIPLDGWDLIFIDCDKVAYPEILRLILNRKQTYPNHKFNLIFDNVLWHGRILDTSSTKPSDLAMREFLAMIHNENLNFTLIPSGDGLLYVEL
- the asnB gene encoding asparagine synthase (glutamine-hydrolyzing); its protein translation is MCGIGGIFNKDKGNIPDHDTLLGMAAIQYHRGPDGFGVNIFDDSGVGFCHTRLSIIDLESNRARQPFVSDNKELMLAHNGEFYDYQRIRARLTSKGYKFRTKSDSEILLHLYKEYGFEKSLEHLRGEFAFSLYDKSTDSLYLTRDRFGIKPQYWALTKSGDLVFGSEIKVILAHPDIERKLSESGVFHQLIQVMVPGSTTFEGINQVLPGHYLKVKRRSGKLTIQEIKYWDIDFPTLEERMTDRTEKYWVDAVRDQLLQAVELRLNADVPVGCYLSGGIDSCSILGLASAIRQDSVKAFTIGFDNDAYDESKIATRMAKSVGAEQDILMLDANQLYDHFIETHWHTERTIYNTLGVAKLLMSRHVNASGYKVVMTGEGSDELFAGYPSFRKDFFRYGLDDLPAKEKKEWESMLNQTNKLFRGAMLSLNDFNHPALTAKVGFMPACIENWVSLTPNARKLLNSDVAKHLKNYDPGNAIASKLDSNQLSNRHALDKAQYVWIKTMLEGQILTWGGDRVDMANSMEARPPFLDHHLAELAVQIPPNLRIKGKTEKYVLREAMRGVLPDELYKREKFAFMAPPAHTDLSKLNALDNLKSEYLTADRIKDLGLLDYKSIESLWSSYTDKATPVGELVQQDAILNHAVGVQILHDQFVKTDIPKKAAQLVRKKVANKKSGTYAN